TCCCCTCATCCGGGTCCCTAGCCGTCTACGTAGGCCCCGAACACAAGCGCTTCGTCATCCCCACCCGCTTCCTCAACCTCCCGGTATTCGTCTCGTTGCTTAACAAAGCTGAAGAAGAATTCGGGTTCCAGACCACTGGAGGCCTTGTTATTCCATGCGACGtcgttttttttaaaaagttgGTGGATGTTTTGGAAAGAGATGAACGTGGATTTGGTACGTTGGATTTGGATGAGTTTGTGGAAATGTTCTCTGATCTCACCGTTGATTCCGGTTCTTGTAAAAATGCTACAATTTCAGATTCTCGTATCTTTACTCCTTTGTTGCAGAAAACTAAGGTTTGATTGGTTCGGTTTTTTACTTCGAGATCTGGAAAAAAATGGCTCAAGCTgtgattgttttttatttttatttttatttttggatGTTGGATCATCCATGAACCTGATTTTTTTGATTAAATAGGTTCAAATGAGATGATGGTTAAGAGGTTATGATCTAACCCAATTTTAGGGtgttaaggtttttttttttttttttttttttttttttttttttttaattatgggGAAAGAACATGTTTCGCCAGTTGTGGTAATGATTTTGTACATAATTTCAAGGATGTTGATGATATATCCAGAGgggtttttatgtttttttagctTTAATTAAATTGAACTTTATATTTCTATCTTATTTCAGAATAATTATTATGATAAATACAGAGTTAATTTATTTTTGTTAGGAGCGCTATTGGTACTAAAGGGCTTGTAGCCTAAGGTGCGGAGATAAAATGACCCGAGATTGAGGATTGATTTTATATTAATTGATAATCGTTATCTTccatctttattcacaacgccATCGAACCGGAGGCAAAAAACAACGAAACTACAAGAAACCAAAATTACACCAAGTATCCCAACTAACTATATTCTCCTTAGATATGTTTTTATACCACAAGAAACTCAAAGATTTAATGTCTTGAAAAATGTTCTCCGCCTTCACTTCCATGTCCTCAAAACGCATCTTATATTTAGTGTTAATGATTTTTTTAGAGTAAATATGATTATATTAAGTTTGTGGGTGGAGataaaataggaagtttatttcgcTAGGAATGATAGGAAGCAATCATAACCGTCCAATTGCACAATCTACGGTCTAGatcaaaatcaaattaaaaactgTCATTTAAACACGCTCTCCGGGGTTTCAGGGGTATTATCGTCAAAATCCAAAATAACCGCCGTTGAATATACACAGAAATCCTTCGAAAAAAAGTGCATTACGTTTTACACTTCCATTGAACGATCAAACACACAAAGAAATTTGAGAAAATCATACTCCATTTGAACTTCATGGCGTCGTCGAGAGATAATTTGAAGGTTTACATTCGAGTTACTCAAAAGAAATCCGTCGCTGaaaaccctaaatcatcaaaGAAGCAAAAAACATCATTAGCAGAAGAGAACATAGATGAACAAGAAAATATTAGCCGAAAATCACCAATGAAACAACAAAGAACTAGAAACCGAAAAGATATTTCAGAAAATGGTAATTTTATCTATTTTTGCTCTTTAACTGAATTCAAATTACGTTTTATGAAGTACAGTAGACCTAATATATGATATCCGTTCCGAAAAATAGTTAATGAGTTATATCTTCCCCTATCTTAACATTTTTGTTAGTAGAAACTACATTGCGTTTTATGCTAACACTATGATCTAAGATGCTAATGCTTCTTATGTGATTTATATATTGTGAATTAATGCGTTTTACCTTAATAAAGTTGCAGAAACAAAGAGATTATTATTATGAGAATTGTAATCGAATTTTAGAACATTGCATTTTATCTTTGAATTTGTTGAGATACATATGTTGTTAAATATTGCCTGTTAAATAATATGATTTAAAGTATTGCGTTTTATCTAAAACATGGGAATCACTGCTTTTTATCTTTATAGTGTTAGCTAATTCGATTTATCATAAATTTGTTAATTGACATTGTTAACTAATGCGTTTTATATTAATTTATCATAAAAAACAAAATGAGATTATGTAATGTTAATTTGCTGTGTTAAATAATATGATTTAAAGTATTGCGTTTTATCTAAAACATGGGAATCACTGCTTTTTATCTTTATAGTGTTAGTTAATGCGTTTTATCATAAATTTGTTAATTGACATTGTTTTCATTATTCTATTTGAAGTTAAAAAACAAGAGGAAAAACAAAAAAGGAGAAGAAAGAAAGTGGTGATAGAATCATCAGAAGAGACAGTTTCTGATTCCAATGATAAAAAATCTAGTCGAGCTATTGTTCTGCATACTTCCGAACAACAAGTAAATTCAGGTAACATAAAACGCATTtaacaaaaattcaagaaaaaaatatatgtttttaacaCAATTCAATGTGtcagatgatgattttgttgatccACAACCAAGAGTTAACCCGACAAAAAATCAAAAGAAGGAAAAGGCAGAATCAAAACCAAAGAGATCACAGAGGAAagataaaacaaaagaacaaccagaacaacaaccataTTATGATTACGACggaaaaaaaatcaacataaaatGTGCAGTCAATAATCTAAAAGATTATATTGAAAGTTTGTCAAAAGAGCAAAGGGATACTGTTAGAGAAATAGGGTTTGAGAGCATACTAAAATTCAATCTGCATTCAGTTCCACGCAAATTTGGATATTGGCTGGTAAAAAACTTTGATGCTGAAAATGATGAGATAAATACCGGAGATGAAAAGATTAAGATCACAGCTGAATTTATCCAAAAGGTACTTCAAATACCAAATGGAAAAACAGAGATTAAGGAAAAATTGAGACCAAAAGACACTGATCTTATAATTAAATTCTGGCGCGGTCAATTCAGCAAAGATATATCGAAGAGAATGTATGCGCACAACTTGATTGGTTATTTACAATCAAGAAATGAGTTTGGAAGATTGTTCAAACTAAATTTCTTGGTTATATTTTTTACAATCATGGCAGAGGCAATGCAAAGTAGTAATGTTAATCAAAGATTCTTGCCATCAATGAAAAGTGACAAAAAAACCCAGGATTTTAATTGGTGTGAATATATTCTGTCGGTTTTAAAGCGTACAAGAAGACAATGGCCTGGAAATGAGAAGCTCTTCAATGGACCTATTGCATTGTTAGCGGTATGAAATCTGATCTTTCACTATTGCTGCATATTTGCTGAATGCTTGTTTAGGCTGCTTGTTTATATTCATTGTTTGTTTAAAATTTTACTTTATAAAACGCAATTTATATTATAAAACCCAATGATctttcatttttgtttctttatattctttatttgttaaaacttcttttctattgtaaaacgcaatatttttctaaaacgcaatatatttctaaaacattAGTTTTGTAAGTTATTTACAATGATTTATACTTTAAAACTCATCAAAATTTGAATTGATtatatttctaaaacgcaatgattcATACAGATACTATATGCTTACAAAAAACAAGGATTTGACGATGCTGAAAACACTGAAGTGTTCTCTCTTGATAAAATTGACTCTACAACATTACAAGAATTTGAAGATGAATTGGAAATTGCTGCGCAAAATGAGGGGAGATGTCTTGTGAtggaaaagaaaaaaagaaacaaaaatgaaaagaaaaaagtcaaaaagactaagcaaaaaaagaaagatgaaaaggatgaattttatgtttatccaACTGAATCCGAGAATGAAAATgaagaaatttttgaaaatgaatctgaagaaaatgatgaagacGATGCTGAAGAACAACCAATCACCTTACTTAAAGCTGCAACAGACTGGATtgatcaagaaaatcaagaaattGTTCAAAACAGCCCAAATAAAACCAACGAAACTGAGAAAACACCAACAGAAAGTGGAGGTTCATGGGGGCAATTCTTCATTAAACCATCAATAGgaaataaagataaaatgtggGTAGACAGTCAAAGCCGACTGCGTAATTTCATGCCATCACAAAATCAAAGTGAAGGTCTTTCTGACATTCATTCAACAAAAACTGGCGATGAAAATGTGAAGAACATTGAAGATaaaaaatcaaatgaagaatATCTTGTGAATGTTTTGGATGATCATATAAAAGGATTTgaagaaatttttgaaaaaatccaATCACGTGTAGATGAGATTGTCGAAGAATATCCAAACAGTGAGGCTCTTCATAACAAAGTAAACGAATGGGTGTCATTGATTGAAAAATTAAACCATCAAGCAAAAAAGCACAAGAAAGTTGATATTGATTCAAATACAATGGAAACACCATCAAGATTCCTAAATTTGAGCCAAAATGATGAAACTGAAAATCAAATCATTTCAACTCCATTGATTATAAAAtgcaatgatgatgatgatgcaaaaCACAATGAGTGTAACACAGCTGTAGTCCAGTCCTCCATTCCGGAAAAAAACAGTAACAATGACCCTGCATCTATTCTGCAAACACACATGGAAAAACCTTCAATGGAACAATCATCACTTAGCGAAGAAACTCCATCATTAATGTTGGAGATGATCAAAAGgacagatgaagaagaaaaaaaatcaaatcaaaagaaAATTCAGGATAATGAGGTACAAAccgaaattcaagcggaatctgaaaaTAGATCAATCGAAAAAGAAGTTCAAATTACTGGAATACAAACAATGTTTGAGAGAATTGAAGAACAGGATAATACTGAAAAGCAAATCAGTTATCTAATTCAAAACACTTCATTCCTCAACCCACAAGAAGATCCGTATAAAACACCTGCAAAATCAGTTCATCAAGAGCAAACAACAACAGATATAagcaaaacaaaagaaataataACAAAGATGGTACGACCTGATCGAGAGAAAAATATACCAGAAGTATTTTGTTCACCGTACCATCTAAGACAAGTAGCAATGAAGGAAGCAAGAACGGCACACGAAAACAACATATCGGGATACGCTTTCCATGCAGAAGGAGAAATGATGTAAAACTTCATTTATATAgactaaaacaaaaataaaaaaattataatttattattattatttttttttgcagGGATACTCTCTTCGAAATCAAAGAACATGTATTTCTATATAGATATGCTGTTGAAACAATGAGGCCAGGATTGGAAATCACCGGAGAAGTAATCAATTGTTGGTCTTATATtttgaatgaagaagaaaaaagaagatcaAAAGACAACAAAACTCCAAGATTTTTCTGTACTATTCGAATGCTGGTATGATATATAAAACTCAATTCTTCTGTTTTCGTATAATGAAGTATTTTGAAGTTTGATTGAATGAAGTTTTATAATTTATTTCTTTAATAAAACGCAATGCTTAATGTTTGATTGAATGAAAGAATGAAGTTTTATAGAACGCAGCTTAATGTTTTATTACCTTCATAAAACGCAGCTGTATATTTATTAACttcataaaacgcaataatatgttaatttgtttaattttaCGCAGACTTTTCCATTGAATGATAAGGAAGAAACAAATAAAGATAAGATGATAGAAGCATTCACAATGAACATATAAAAAATTCTTCAAGGTGCAAAGCTAAAAAGCATAAAGGATTTTAAAATTATCCTTGTCCCGATTCTCCATATACAGCATTTCTTTGTGATCTCCTTCAATCTTGAAGAGAATCAAATATTCATCATTGACAACAGTGCCAAAGAAGAAACAAATGAAGCTAAATATGGGAATGTGCCTGAAAATACAGTAAGTATTATTACTTATACTTTTAAAATACATATATCAACCACCTaatctttttgttttgtttttttttttctgtagaGGAATGCTTTGGCAGCTTACCTTAAATCTGTTGGACATGAAAAAGCAGATGATATAAAGAAAATAACCCCTGTTAGAATGCAGATGAAATGGAGGACACAATACAATGGAATTGACTGTGGTATATTCACCATGCGTCATATGGAATGTTATCATGGAGAACCAGTCGAAAAATGGGATTGTGGGTTTAACGTGGAGTATGAAGAACCTGCAAGGGGTAAAAACAAAAAACAAGTCAACAAGCAGACCGCACAACTTGAAGATTTAAGAAGGAAGTTCATCGCGAAGATATTATTGCATGAAATCAACGAACAAAGAAATTATGTTATTGAGGACTCAAAGAAGTTTCGAGACCTCAGTGCGAAACTTAAAAAACAATCCTATGACACTAGTTTAGATAGGATTAAAGACAGGCTTTCTAATGctggtttactttgattttgagATGCTACTTATTTTCAAAACGCAATGTTTTGATTTTGATCTTGCTAGTTAGTTTGATTTAGAAATGCTActtattataaaacgcaatgttttcATATAACACAATATTTTGATGAATGCacttatttgtttgttattttataACGCAATATGTATCCTTTAAAATTATTTAAACATTAAtttgaaaaatatttataaaatatatatacaatttaTAAAACGAATCATTTTTAAAGTATGCTATAACTCAACATtgtcaattttaattttaatatgttttgattataaaacgcaatgtttttCTAATTATTCATCACCAAACATATAACGCAATATAATTTATAACGCAAtgctttttttaaattttttataacACAAAAAACATAATTACAATAagaacaataaaaaaaaataatatattataatctTCTTAAACGAAAtgctataaaaaataaaataatatacaaaGAAAAGCCTTAAAAATACTGTGTATGATAGAAATTTATACAGTTGATTAGACCAAAAGCCTTAAAATGCCTTAAAAAGCCTTTTGGATTCCTGATAGCCAATACTGTGTATGATTGAACATTcaattcaaagaaaaaaaaaataatcatttttattattaaaaacacagTTGATTCAAATTCCTCTAGCAATATATAAGAACATAAACCCTAAACTATTTTCACATTGCTCTCATCATACACCAAAAATACACCAAATacccaacacacacaaaccctaaaaatgGCTAATGCACAACTATTAGTTTGGTGGGTTGAAAGAGGCAATTTCGTTCTTCAATTCCTTgatggaaaaaaaataaaataccattCCGTTGCTTCTGTTCTTCATAACTGCaatgaagatgttttgaaaaaaaTGAACGAAATAGGTATACCACCTTCTTGTTACACAAATCAATCAGCCGCACTGTTCAGAATTCTACACAAGAGATATGGTGATCCGAATCAAACTGCACCTGAAGATGCCCAGGTTACATCTTGGGAGTTCATTGAGGAAACTTTCAAAGTTTCAGTGACTTGGGACGATGGTGAAGTGGAGATGTATGACCCAAAGGACGTATCTACCAATGaggatttagggtttttgaaGCAGTTATCTGAAATACCAATCATCAACAACTCTGGTAGCAAATTTGCAGAGAAGCTCCAAAACGCAGTAGTCTCACAGGTTGAACTTTGGGTTGAATCTGAAAGTGATGAGGAAATCCCTGATGGAAGCTTAGGGTTCTCATCCGATGAAGAAACAAACTTTGATCCATGAAGCTGATAATGCTAGTAATTTTTCTCTAATTATGTGTTTTGAAAACATCATGTTTGTGGGTTTAAAAACTATCATCATCTATATAACGCAATGTTTATTATATCCACTtgcatttcttgtttaattttgtGTATGATCTGTGTGATATTAAAACGCAATAAATCAACAAATACCATTTAAAGTATATTGTATTGTTCTATGTATAAAACGGAATAACCAAAAAAAGCTGATAAGTGATTTGGAAATACCAAGTATATGGTAAAGATCAAATATATTGTTGTTATCATAAAACGCAATTAACCAAAACATCATAAAACGCAATGACAAATATTTTTTACTTATTGATATCTGATTTTGAAAGAATTTGTATACATAATTACACTCCATTGCTAGAACCTATAGCATTAGAAGAAACCTTATCTTTACACGTTCGACTGTTATGTCCTTTTCCACCACAAACACGGCACGATTTCTGGATCTTTGATGATTTTTGAATTGCAATCTCACGATTAGACTTGATCCTTTTTTGTACACCGCATCCTTTCGTCCTTATTTTGATGGGGACACGAATCATAGAATCAGATTTCTCTATGTTCCCTCCAATATCAGCAAATCTTTCTTTGCGAGTAGGAGGCGGTGCAGCAACCATAACCTCATCCGCTTTAtcaatataacttttaatatgaTCCCTGTAACGACACAATTCATCTAAATCGCCAACCAGCCTATTAACCACGTACTCATTTGCAAGAACAATCTCTCTATAAACTTTATCAATCTCACTATTCCTACCAATTTCATCAAATCGAATATTGGAATGATTTGATCCCATTGAAACGACATCTCTCGTCCATCTTCTATGAACATATCTTCTAGGAAACTCACTAATATCCTCATACCGTAATACGTAAAATATATGGCGGCACAATATACCAAATTGTTCAAACCGTTTGCAAGAACAATTTATACTTAAACCATCTTCTTCTTTGCTGTATTGCACCTGTAAATAAGATTAAAAAGATATATAAAATTAATGAAATGTAATATAAAACGCAatgaataataaatataatacagATATAACCATAAGATCATATAATGTTAAAACGCAATTAAAGATGAAATATAAAACGCAATAGATATTTAaacaatataaatttaaaaaattaccTTGAAAAAAGATGTGCATGGCTGTCTGAAATCCTTTATTTCAAAATATTGAAAATCACCCACAGtatcaacagactttgacatacACTTTGTAACAGCAGCATCAATTTCAATTTGAATATCCTTAAAAATTGTTTGGGTGTATATTTCTGATGCTTGTTTCTCCAATACAAAGTCACTCCACGGTTTACACTCAATATACCTTGTATCATGATCATTCCTCCTATGCTCATGCCTTTGAATATCCATTGCTGTCTCAAAATGAGTGAAAAATTCAACAAGTGTACATCTTGGATTGCAAATCTGACCAAAGAAGTAATTCTCGCTTTCACATCTTGAGGTAGTACGCATAAGCCCAGCCAAATCCTCTCCATGGTAATAAGCAGGAATCCAATCAAATCGAAGATCGTACATGTCTTTTAACCACTCATGATTTTCCAATCCAAAAGTAGACATTATTGAATGCCACTCAGTTTCAAAATCTTCTGGAATAATAGTATCATTCCAAACAACACGAGTCATTCTTGTATTAAAATCAGTGTTTGCTGACAAAACAGGACCAACCTGAATGAAAAGTTATAAAATCATTAAACATAAAACGCAATAACATAAAAAGCATTGATTGTAAAACGCAATTGTAATTCTATTGTTAAAAATGTTGGATTTTATTGTATAATACATAAAACGCAGTTTATAAAATTGCAGTTTGTTATATCATAAAACGCAGTTAATACCTTTGTCTTCAATTTCTCCCATATATGCCACATACATAACCTATGCCTACTTCTTGGAAGTACATCCTTAATAGCTCTCTTCATTGCAGCATCTTGATCAGTAACAACAACTTTAGGCTCACTTCCAAAAGCATTAACAAAGCATCTTAAAAGCCATCTATACGAATCTGCAGTCTCCGAACCAAGTAATGCACCACCAAATGTGACATTCCTAAAATGATTATCAATACCAGTAAATGGTACAAAAACCAAATCATACctgaataaaaaaattaaaaaagcatTAGAATATTTAGAAGAGGATATATAACGCAATAGAATTTATATAACGCAATAAATCAAAAAAA
The sequence above is drawn from the Helianthus annuus cultivar XRQ/B chromosome 12, HanXRQr2.0-SUNRISE, whole genome shotgun sequence genome and encodes:
- the LOC110892437 gene encoding auxin-responsive protein SAUR21; translation: MKTGNKINQIVRLKQVVQRWRRRIPSSGSLAVYVGPEHKRFVIPTRFLNLPVFVSLLNKAEEEFGFQTTGGLVIPCDVVFFKKLVDVLERDERGFGTLDLDEFVEMFSDLTVDSGSCKNATISDSRIFTPLLQKTKV